From the genome of Variovorax sp. RA8, one region includes:
- a CDS encoding amidohydrolase family protein — protein MSRAAPSPLLLRDVRPLGAAAVDLLVREGRIAAIGPALEAEAGCVAEEGGGALLLPGLVEGHTHLDKTLWGLEWYRNEVGPRLIDRIDNERAFRRASGHDAAAQSLELAKAFLALGTTRLRTHVDVDTEAGLRHLEGVLRTRDAMKDVQQIQIVAFPQSGLLGRPGTAELLGQALAQGADVLGGLDPCAIDGDPVRSLDTLFEIAQRHGRPLDIHLHEPGAMGAFSLALILERTAALGLQGQVAVSHGFCLGDLPERECEALLARMAKLGVVLITSAPAARAVPPLLACRRAGVTVLAGNDGIRDTWTPYGTPDMLERAMLIGLRYNLRRDDELAIALDCVTGAGARGCGFEAYGLAPGCRADLVLVEAQTIAHAVVARPPRRLVVSGGRIVARGGALLAEAVLP, from the coding sequence ATGTCTCGTGCCGCTCCTTCCCCGCTGCTGCTTCGCGATGTGCGCCCGCTCGGGGCCGCCGCCGTCGACCTGCTGGTGCGGGAAGGCCGTATCGCCGCCATCGGCCCTGCGCTCGAAGCCGAGGCGGGTTGCGTGGCGGAGGAGGGCGGTGGCGCACTGCTGCTGCCCGGCCTGGTCGAGGGGCATACCCACCTGGACAAGACGCTGTGGGGGTTGGAGTGGTACCGCAACGAGGTCGGCCCGCGCCTCATCGACCGCATCGACAACGAGCGTGCCTTCCGCCGGGCCAGCGGCCACGACGCGGCGGCGCAGTCGCTGGAACTGGCCAAAGCCTTCCTGGCGCTGGGCACGACGCGGCTGCGCACCCATGTGGACGTCGACACCGAGGCCGGCCTGCGCCATCTCGAAGGGGTGCTGCGCACCCGCGACGCGATGAAGGACGTGCAGCAGATCCAGATCGTGGCCTTCCCGCAGTCCGGCCTGCTGGGCCGCCCCGGCACGGCCGAGCTGCTGGGCCAGGCCCTGGCGCAGGGTGCCGACGTGCTGGGCGGCCTCGACCCCTGTGCGATCGACGGCGACCCGGTGCGTTCGCTGGACACGCTGTTCGAGATCGCGCAGCGCCACGGCCGGCCACTCGACATCCACCTGCACGAGCCCGGCGCGATGGGCGCCTTTTCGCTGGCGCTGATTCTCGAGCGCACGGCCGCGCTGGGCCTGCAGGGCCAAGTCGCGGTCAGCCACGGCTTCTGCCTGGGCGACCTGCCCGAGCGCGAGTGCGAGGCGCTGCTGGCGCGCATGGCGAAGCTGGGCGTGGTGCTGATCACCAGCGCGCCGGCCGCGCGCGCCGTGCCGCCGCTGCTGGCCTGCCGCCGCGCCGGCGTGACGGTGCTGGCCGGCAACGACGGCATCCGCGATACCTGGACGCCCTACGGCACGCCCGACATGCTCGAGCGTGCAATGCTGATCGGCCTGCGCTACAACCTGCGTCGCGACGACGAGCTGGCGATCGCGCTCGACTGCGTGACTGGGGCGGGCGCGCGCGGCTGCGGCTTCGAGGCTTACGGCCTGGCGCCCGGCTGCCGCGCCGACCTGGTGCTGGTCGAGGCGCAGACCATCGCGCACGCGGTGGTGGCGCGGCCGCCGCGGCGGCTGGTGGTGTCGGGCGGGCGCATCGTGGCGCGCGGCGGGGCGCTGCTGGCCGAAGCGGTGCTGCCGTGA
- the corA gene encoding magnesium/cobalt transporter CorA, which produces MLINCVVYENGTKLADIPVSEISEYASLPGCFVWVALRDPSPQELAEVQEEFGLHPLAVEDAQHGHQRPKVEEYADSLFVVMHLMEPDQAEPPAEVSVGELDVFVGRNYVVSVRNRSDHGFVEVRERCEREPELLRNGPGFVLYALMDAVVDRYFPVIEAFEVELEAIEQRIFTKGSARENIKQLYELKQRVTLLKHAVAPLLEGTSKLHGGRVPQICVGTQEYFRDVVDHLGRINSSIDAIRETIGTAIHVNLSMVTIEDNEVTKRFAAWAAIFAVCTAFAGIWGMNFEHMPELKWRYGYWAALSLIASLCGILYYRFRRAGWV; this is translated from the coding sequence ATGCTCATCAACTGCGTCGTCTACGAGAACGGCACCAAGCTGGCCGACATTCCCGTTTCGGAGATCAGCGAATACGCCTCGCTGCCCGGCTGCTTCGTCTGGGTCGCGCTGCGCGACCCATCGCCGCAGGAGCTGGCGGAGGTGCAGGAGGAGTTCGGTCTGCACCCGCTGGCGGTGGAGGATGCGCAGCACGGCCATCAGCGGCCCAAGGTCGAGGAGTACGCGGACTCGCTGTTCGTCGTGATGCACCTGATGGAGCCGGACCAGGCCGAGCCCCCCGCAGAGGTCTCCGTGGGCGAGCTCGATGTCTTCGTCGGACGCAACTACGTGGTCTCGGTGCGCAACCGCAGCGACCACGGCTTCGTCGAGGTGCGCGAGCGCTGCGAGCGCGAGCCCGAGCTGCTGCGCAACGGACCGGGCTTCGTGCTCTACGCGCTGATGGACGCGGTGGTCGACCGCTACTTCCCCGTCATCGAGGCCTTCGAGGTCGAGCTCGAGGCCATCGAGCAGCGAATCTTCACCAAGGGCTCGGCGCGCGAGAACATCAAGCAGCTCTACGAGCTCAAGCAGCGCGTCACGCTGCTCAAGCACGCCGTCGCGCCGCTGCTCGAGGGCACCAGCAAGTTGCACGGGGGACGCGTGCCGCAGATCTGCGTCGGCACGCAGGAGTACTTCCGCGACGTGGTGGACCACCTGGGCCGCATCAACAGCTCCATCGATGCCATCCGCGAGACCATCGGCACCGCGATCCACGTCAACCTCTCGATGGTCACCATCGAGGACAACGAGGTCACCAAGCGCTTTGCCGCCTGGGCGGCGATCTTTGCCGTTTGCACCGCTTTCGCCGGCATCTGGGGCATGAACTTCGAGCACATGCCGGAGCTGAAGTGGCGCTACGGCTACTGGGCCGCGCTGAGCCTCATCGCGAGCCTCTGCGGCATCCTGTACTACCGCTTCCGGCGCGCGGGCTGGGTCTAG
- a CDS encoding dihydrolipoamide acetyltransferase family protein: MGELAIKVPDIGEGIAEVELVAWWVQPGETVAEDQVLADVMTDKATVEIPSPVAGKVIALGGTVGQLIAVGAELIRIEVAGGGHAEVAATQTQEPTLGPAPPPAPAPAPAPAALKPVPARASPPAQAHSEAGERPIASPAVRRRAWDLGIDLRQITASGTAGRIVQADLDAWLARHPGAQRAPQQPAQAPSGVERHDEEAVQITGVRRRIAQRTQESARRIPHFTYVEEIDVGEIERLRAVLNDRRDGERAHLTLLPLLVRAVVLAVQHHPQVNARFDDEAGVLTRHGAVHVGIATQTEAGLMVPVLRHAEARDVWSSAAEIARLAAAARAGHATRDELSGSTITITSLGALGGIASTPIINQPEVAIVGVNRIVQRPVVRDGAMLPRSMMNLSCSFDHRVIDGQLAAEFVQAVRAALESPALLFIDH, from the coding sequence ATGGGCGAACTCGCGATCAAGGTGCCGGACATCGGCGAGGGCATTGCCGAGGTGGAACTGGTCGCCTGGTGGGTCCAGCCCGGCGAGACAGTGGCCGAAGACCAGGTGCTGGCGGATGTGATGACCGACAAGGCCACCGTCGAGATTCCATCGCCGGTGGCAGGCAAGGTGATCGCGCTGGGCGGCACGGTGGGGCAGCTGATCGCGGTGGGTGCGGAGCTGATACGCATCGAGGTGGCGGGGGGCGGCCATGCCGAGGTGGCCGCCACGCAGACGCAGGAGCCCACCCTGGGGCCGGCACCTCCGCCTGCACCTGCGCCCGCACCCGCGCCCGCGGCCCTCAAGCCGGTGCCGGCACGCGCGTCCCCGCCCGCGCAGGCGCACTCGGAAGCCGGCGAGCGGCCCATTGCCTCGCCCGCGGTGCGCCGCCGGGCATGGGACCTCGGCATCGACCTGCGGCAGATCACCGCCAGCGGCACGGCCGGCCGCATCGTGCAGGCCGACCTCGACGCCTGGCTGGCCCGTCATCCCGGTGCCCAGCGCGCGCCGCAGCAGCCTGCGCAGGCGCCGAGCGGCGTGGAACGCCACGACGAAGAGGCTGTGCAGATCACTGGCGTGCGCCGCCGCATCGCGCAGCGCACCCAGGAATCGGCGCGCCGCATCCCGCACTTCACCTACGTCGAGGAGATCGATGTCGGCGAGATCGAGCGCCTGCGTGCGGTGCTGAACGACCGTCGGGATGGCGAGCGAGCGCACCTGACGCTGCTGCCGCTGCTGGTGCGCGCCGTGGTGCTGGCGGTGCAGCACCATCCGCAAGTCAATGCCCGCTTCGACGACGAGGCCGGCGTGCTCACGCGCCATGGCGCGGTGCACGTGGGCATCGCAACCCAGACCGAGGCCGGCCTGATGGTGCCGGTGCTGCGCCATGCCGAGGCGCGCGATGTGTGGTCGAGCGCGGCCGAGATCGCGCGCCTGGCCGCCGCCGCGCGGGCCGGCCATGCCACGCGCGACGAACTGAGCGGCTCCACGATCACCATCACCAGCCTGGGCGCGCTCGGCGGCATCGCCTCCACGCCGATCATCAACCAGCCCGAGGTGGCGATCGTGGGTGTGAACCGCATCGTGCAGCGGCCCGTCGTGCGAGATGGCGCGATGCTGCCGCGCAGCATGATGAACCTGTCCTGCTCCTTCGACCACCGCGTCATCGACGGCCAGCTCGCGGCCGAGTTCGTGCAGGCAGTGCGGGCGGCGCTCGAGTCCCCGGCCCTGCTTTTCATCGACCACTGA
- a CDS encoding NfeD family protein: protein MGLVLLACSAAAASAEAVSPAPPPATPAPRLVVLMQIDGAIGPASADYLRRGLALAAAKDAKLAVLQLDTPGGLDASMRSIVKDILASRVPVATFVAPSGARAASAGTYILYASHIAAMAPASNLGAATPVAIGMPTPGRPDSKPGDQGDKSDKGGKNGKAAEPAADAMTAKRLSDASAYIRSLAQLRHRNAEWAEQAVRESVSLSAKEAREKRVVDYVAQDVADLLMQVNGRDVEMERGTVRLATQRAQLLVFEPDWRSRLLSVITEPSLALILLMIGIYGLLFEFSSPGFVLPGVVGAICLTLALFGLQMLPVNYAGLALILLGVAFLVAEAFLPSFGVLGLGGIAAFAFGAVLLIDNDVPGFGVPLWVIALSSAVSALFIIVVAGMAARAKRRPVVSGVTTLVGTTGELVEFADGEGWAHIQGDYWRVTGAGDLYAGRRVRVSGVQGSALRVAPEGQESAAKV, encoded by the coding sequence ATGGGACTGGTCCTCCTGGCCTGTTCGGCAGCGGCGGCCAGCGCCGAAGCCGTGTCTCCCGCGCCGCCGCCCGCGACGCCCGCGCCCCGCCTCGTGGTCCTGATGCAGATCGACGGCGCCATCGGACCGGCCTCCGCCGACTATCTGCGCCGCGGCCTCGCGCTCGCCGCCGCCAAGGACGCGAAGCTCGCAGTGCTGCAGCTCGACACCCCCGGCGGGCTCGACGCCTCGATGCGCAGCATCGTCAAGGATATCCTCGCCTCCCGCGTGCCGGTCGCGACCTTCGTCGCGCCCAGCGGTGCGCGGGCCGCCAGTGCCGGCACCTACATCCTCTATGCGAGCCACATCGCGGCGATGGCGCCGGCCTCCAATCTCGGCGCCGCGACGCCGGTGGCGATCGGCATGCCGACGCCGGGCCGGCCGGATTCGAAGCCCGGCGACCAGGGTGACAAGAGCGACAAGGGCGGCAAGAACGGGAAGGCCGCCGAGCCCGCGGCCGATGCGATGACGGCCAAGCGCCTGTCCGATGCCTCGGCCTACATCCGCAGCCTCGCGCAGCTGCGCCATCGCAACGCCGAATGGGCCGAGCAGGCTGTGCGCGAGTCGGTCAGCCTGTCCGCGAAGGAGGCCCGGGAGAAGCGGGTGGTCGACTACGTCGCGCAGGACGTGGCCGACCTGCTGATGCAGGTCAACGGGCGCGACGTGGAGATGGAGCGCGGCACCGTGCGCCTTGCCACGCAACGCGCGCAGCTGCTGGTGTTCGAGCCCGACTGGCGCAGCCGGCTGCTGTCGGTGATCACCGAGCCCAGCCTGGCGCTGATCCTGCTGATGATCGGCATCTACGGCCTGCTGTTCGAGTTCTCCAGCCCCGGCTTCGTGCTGCCAGGCGTGGTGGGCGCGATCTGCCTGACGCTGGCGCTCTTCGGCCTGCAGATGCTGCCGGTCAACTACGCCGGCCTCGCGCTGATCCTGCTGGGCGTGGCCTTCCTGGTCGCCGAGGCGTTCCTGCCCAGCTTCGGCGTGCTGGGGCTGGGGGGCATCGCGGCCTTTGCCTTCGGCGCGGTGCTGCTGATCGACAACGACGTGCCGGGCTTCGGCGTGCCGCTGTGGGTGATCGCGCTGAGCAGCGCCGTCTCGGCGCTCTTCATCATCGTGGTCGCGGGCATGGCGGCCAGGGCGAAGCGGCGCCCGGTGGTCAGCGGCGTCACGACCCTGGTGGGCACCACGGGCGAGCTGGTCGAGTTCGCCGACGGCGAAGGCTGGGCGCACATCCAGGGCGACTACTGGCGCGTGACCGGCGCGGGCGACCTGTACGCGGGCCGGCGGGTCCGCGTCAGCGGTGTGCAGGGCAGTGCGCTGCGGGTGGCGCCTGAAGGCCAGGAGTCGGCCGCGAAGGTCTGA
- a CDS encoding alpha-ketoacid dehydrogenase subunit beta has protein sequence MPTMTMIQALRSAMDLMLERDDNVVIYGQDVGYFGGVFRVTEGLQAKYGRSRVFDAPISEGGIVGSAIGMGAYGLRPVVEVQFADYFYPAYDQIVSEAARLRYRSAGDFFAPITIRMPCGGGIYGGQTHSQSPEVLFTHVCGLRTVMPSNPRDAKGLLIASIENDDPVIFLEPKRLYNGPFDGHHDQPLVPWSQHPLGEVPEGYYTVPLESAAVFRPGSALTALTYGTMVFVCEAAARETGIDAEIIDLRSLWPLDLPTLVASVKKTGRCVIVHEATRTSGFGAELTALVQEHCFYHLEAPIERVAGWDTPYPHAQEWAYFPGPARVGAAFRRVMED, from the coding sequence ATGCCCACCATGACCATGATCCAGGCCCTGCGCTCCGCCATGGACCTGATGCTCGAACGAGACGACAACGTCGTGATCTACGGCCAGGACGTGGGCTACTTCGGCGGCGTGTTCCGCGTCACCGAGGGCCTGCAGGCCAAGTACGGCCGCTCGCGCGTGTTCGACGCGCCGATCTCCGAGGGCGGCATCGTCGGCTCGGCCATCGGCATGGGCGCCTACGGGCTGCGGCCGGTGGTGGAGGTGCAGTTCGCCGATTACTTCTACCCGGCCTACGACCAGATCGTGTCGGAGGCCGCGCGGCTGCGCTACCGCTCGGCCGGCGACTTCTTCGCGCCCATCACCATCCGCATGCCCTGCGGCGGAGGCATCTACGGTGGGCAGACGCACAGCCAGAGCCCCGAGGTCCTGTTCACCCATGTGTGCGGGCTGCGCACGGTGATGCCCTCCAACCCACGCGATGCCAAGGGCCTGCTGATCGCCTCGATCGAGAACGACGACCCGGTCATCTTCCTGGAGCCCAAGCGCCTGTACAACGGCCCCTTCGACGGCCACCACGACCAGCCGCTGGTGCCCTGGTCCCAGCATCCGCTGGGCGAGGTGCCGGAGGGCTACTACACGGTGCCGCTGGAATCGGCCGCGGTGTTCCGGCCCGGCAGCGCGCTCACGGCCCTGACCTACGGCACGATGGTCTTCGTCTGCGAGGCCGCCGCGCGCGAGACCGGCATCGACGCCGAGATCATCGACCTGCGCAGCCTCTGGCCGCTGGACCTGCCCACGCTCGTCGCCTCGGTGAAGAAGACCGGCCGCTGCGTGATCGTGCACGAGGCCACGCGTACCAGCGGATTCGGCGCCGAGCTGACGGCGCTGGTGCAGGAGCACTGCTTCTACCACCTCGAGGCGCCGATCGAGCGCGTGGCCGGGTGGGACACGCCCTACCCGCATGCGCAGGAGTGGGCGTACTTCCCCGGACCGGCGCGCGTCGGCGCCGCCTTCCGGCGCGTGATGGAGGACTGA
- a CDS encoding Bug family tripartite tricarboxylate transporter substrate binding protein yields MITKRRLLQGLAASLCGTAAWAQQTLSPAVPRASRAGAAQGSWPAQPVRILVGFPAGASPDLAARAIAEPLARLLGQPVIVENKPGASGNVAADLVAKAQDDHTIGALINGNLTIAKLLNPATPFDPEKDFAPVGLIGTAPLVLAVSGDAAGKTPTELLLWARNLGDKGRYGTPGVGTVGHLGMELLKTRTSIAPQHVPFNGNPQVIEAMLAGRIQLALLPPGLAKPHVASGKFKAIGVTSPLRSPLFAELPTLREAEVRGADLEIWTALAAPAGMAKAAVARLNAALGEALRAPEIQAKLLKAGWQGEAGTPQALAHRMRSDTSQLGGVILMRGIRAEG; encoded by the coding sequence ATGATCACCAAACGCCGCCTGCTACAAGGCTTGGCCGCTTCCCTGTGCGGCACCGCCGCCTGGGCTCAGCAGACTCTTTCGCCGGCGGTGCCGCGGGCTTCCCGGGCCGGTGCAGCGCAGGGGAGCTGGCCTGCCCAGCCGGTCCGCATCCTGGTCGGTTTTCCTGCCGGCGCCTCGCCCGACCTGGCGGCACGGGCAATTGCCGAGCCGCTCGCCAGGCTGCTCGGCCAGCCCGTCATCGTCGAAAACAAGCCCGGCGCCAGTGGCAACGTGGCCGCCGACCTGGTGGCGAAGGCGCAGGACGACCACACCATCGGCGCCCTGATCAACGGCAATCTCACGATCGCCAAGCTGCTCAATCCGGCCACGCCCTTCGACCCCGAAAAGGACTTCGCGCCCGTCGGCCTGATCGGCACCGCCCCGCTGGTGCTGGCGGTCTCCGGCGACGCGGCGGGCAAGACGCCGACCGAGCTGCTGCTGTGGGCGCGCAACCTGGGCGACAAGGGCAGGTACGGCACCCCCGGCGTCGGCACTGTGGGCCATCTGGGCATGGAGCTCTTGAAGACCCGCACCAGCATCGCGCCGCAGCACGTGCCCTTCAACGGCAACCCGCAGGTGATCGAGGCCATGCTCGCCGGCAGGATCCAGCTGGCGTTGCTGCCGCCCGGGCTCGCCAAGCCGCATGTGGCCTCGGGCAAGTTCAAGGCCATCGGCGTCACTTCGCCGCTGCGCAGCCCGCTCTTCGCGGAGTTGCCCACCCTGCGCGAGGCCGAGGTGCGTGGCGCCGACCTGGAGATCTGGACGGCACTGGCGGCCCCGGCCGGGATGGCCAAGGCGGCCGTGGCGCGGCTCAATGCGGCGCTGGGCGAGGCGCTGCGCGCTCCCGAAATCCAGGCGAAGTTGCTGAAGGCAGGCTGGCAGGGCGAGGCGGGTACGCCGCAGGCGCTGGCCCACCGCATGCGCAGCGACACCTCGCAGCTGGGCGGCGTGATCCTGATGCGCGGTATCCGGGCAGAGGGATAG
- a CDS encoding slipin family protein, which produces MFFNFSSALAVLVVVFAVLLIVASLRILREYERGVVFQLGRFWKVKGPGLVILIPGIQQMVRVGLRVMVLDIPSQDVITRDNVSVKVNAVLYFRVVDAEKAIIQVEKYFEATSQLAQTTLRAVLGKHELDDLLAERERLNLDIQKTLESQTDAWGIKVTNVEIKHVDLNDNMVRAIARQAEAERERRAKVIHAEGELQASVKLAEAAEILARSPQALQLRYLETLTVIAADKNSTIIFPLPLDIVGPLLQWLQKKPAG; this is translated from the coding sequence ATGTTCTTCAACTTCAGCTCTGCGCTTGCTGTCCTCGTCGTGGTGTTCGCGGTGCTGCTCATCGTCGCCTCGCTGCGCATCCTGCGCGAATACGAGCGCGGCGTGGTGTTCCAGCTCGGCCGCTTCTGGAAGGTCAAGGGCCCCGGGCTGGTGATCCTGATTCCGGGCATCCAGCAGATGGTGCGCGTGGGCTTGCGCGTGATGGTGCTGGACATCCCGAGCCAGGACGTGATCACGCGCGACAACGTCTCGGTGAAGGTGAACGCGGTGCTCTACTTCCGCGTGGTCGATGCGGAGAAGGCGATCATCCAGGTCGAGAAGTATTTCGAGGCGACCAGCCAGCTGGCGCAGACCACGCTGCGCGCGGTGCTGGGCAAGCACGAGCTCGACGACCTGCTGGCCGAGCGCGAGCGCCTCAACCTCGACATCCAGAAAACGCTGGAGTCGCAGACCGACGCCTGGGGCATCAAGGTAACCAACGTCGAGATCAAGCACGTGGACCTCAACGACAACATGGTGCGCGCGATCGCGCGCCAGGCCGAGGCCGAGCGCGAGCGCAGGGCCAAGGTGATCCATGCGGAAGGCGAGCTGCAGGCCTCGGTCAAACTGGCGGAGGCAGCCGAGATCCTGGCGCGCTCGCCGCAGGCGCTGCAGCTGCGCTACCTGGAGACCTTGACGGTGATCGCGGCGGACAAGAACTCGACCATCATCTTCCCGTTGCCGCTGGATATCGTGGGGCCGCTGTTGCAGTGGCTGCAGAAGAAGCCGGCGGGTTGA
- a CDS encoding HAMP domain-containing histidine kinase: MKASPGASSWIVAGVRHELLTRALPALRHDMAAPLSVIRMSLLLLRHRAAAATAEEGGREQALQSISEQVGALADGVRSLRDWELAASDEGITRSALVQRCTSLMRAAYELHGIRLHVDEDLAAGTPDEPRFPEGAALRYMVLGALGYLHDNSQRLGAIRVEPDGPEGLRFIASPGDSVSADPTPMAGALRAPRKLAIDAVAFQALADGLGYPVTVDGTTVRLSLKPR, translated from the coding sequence GTGAAAGCCTCGCCTGGAGCCAGCAGCTGGATCGTCGCAGGGGTGCGGCACGAACTGCTCACGCGCGCCCTGCCGGCGCTTCGCCACGACATGGCGGCGCCGCTGTCGGTGATTCGCATGAGCCTGCTGCTTCTTCGACATCGCGCCGCCGCCGCGACGGCCGAAGAAGGCGGCCGGGAGCAAGCACTCCAATCGATCTCCGAGCAGGTAGGCGCCCTGGCCGACGGCGTCCGCTCGCTGCGCGACTGGGAGCTGGCCGCGAGCGACGAGGGCATCACGCGCAGCGCGCTGGTGCAGCGCTGCACGTCCCTGATGCGCGCAGCCTACGAGCTCCATGGCATCCGGCTGCACGTGGACGAGGACCTGGCCGCCGGCACGCCGGACGAACCGCGCTTTCCGGAGGGCGCGGCCCTGCGCTACATGGTGCTGGGCGCGCTGGGCTACCTGCATGACAACTCCCAGCGGCTCGGCGCGATTCGCGTGGAGCCCGACGGACCCGAGGGCCTGCGCTTCATCGCCAGCCCTGGCGATTCCGTCTCCGCCGATCCCACTCCGATGGCGGGTGCACTGCGCGCGCCGCGCAAGCTGGCCATCGACGCCGTGGCGTTCCAGGCGCTGGCCGACGGCCTGGGCTATCCGGTCACCGTCGACGGCACGACGGTACGGCTCTCGCTGAAGCCGCGCTGA
- a CDS encoding 3-methyl-2-oxobutanoate dehydrogenase (2-methylpropanoyl-transferring) subunit alpha, whose translation MSQGTPPLRLHVPEPTGRPGHETDFSYLHLSRAGEVRRPPVEASPADTSDLAYTLVRVLDDDGRAVGPWAPEADAALLRRGLLAMMKTRTFDARMLIAQRQKKISFYMQCLGEEAIATGHALALQQGDMCFPTYRQQGLLLARDDVPMVDLICELMSNERDPLKGRQLPVCYSMKRAGFFSVSGNLATQFIQAVGWGMASAIKGDTRIASAWIGDGATAESDFHTALTFAHVYRAPVILNVVNNQWAISTFQAIAGGEATTFAARGVGCGIASLRVDGNDFLAVIAASRWAAQRARSNLGPTLIEWVTYRAGAHSTSDDPSRYRPADDWQHFPLGDPIARLAQHLRGIGAWSEEEHQQAQSELEAQVSAAMKEAERYGSLADGHLFGPAAMFEDVYKVMPPHLEEQRRQLAQFQKG comes from the coding sequence ATGAGCCAGGGCACACCCCCTCTTCGTCTGCACGTGCCGGAGCCGACCGGCCGTCCGGGCCATGAGACCGACTTCTCCTACCTGCATCTCTCGCGTGCCGGCGAAGTGCGGCGGCCGCCGGTGGAGGCTTCGCCGGCCGACACCAGCGACCTGGCCTACACGCTGGTGCGCGTGCTCGACGACGACGGCCGCGCGGTCGGGCCCTGGGCACCCGAGGCCGATGCCGCGCTGCTGCGCCGCGGCCTGCTTGCGATGATGAAGACGCGGACTTTCGACGCCCGCATGCTGATCGCGCAGCGGCAGAAGAAGATCTCCTTCTACATGCAATGCCTGGGCGAGGAGGCCATCGCCACCGGCCATGCGCTCGCGCTCCAGCAAGGCGACATGTGCTTTCCCACCTACCGCCAGCAGGGGCTGCTGCTGGCGCGCGACGACGTGCCGATGGTGGACCTGATCTGCGAGCTGATGTCCAACGAGCGCGACCCGCTCAAGGGGCGGCAGTTGCCGGTGTGCTATTCGATGAAGCGTGCCGGCTTCTTCTCGGTCTCGGGCAACCTGGCCACGCAGTTCATCCAGGCGGTGGGCTGGGGCATGGCCTCGGCGATCAAGGGCGACACGCGCATCGCCTCGGCGTGGATCGGCGACGGCGCCACCGCCGAATCCGACTTCCACACCGCGCTGACCTTCGCGCACGTGTACCGCGCGCCGGTGATCCTCAACGTGGTCAACAACCAGTGGGCGATTTCCACCTTCCAGGCCATTGCGGGCGGCGAGGCCACCACCTTCGCCGCGCGCGGCGTCGGCTGCGGCATCGCTTCGCTGCGCGTGGACGGCAACGATTTCCTTGCGGTGATCGCGGCTTCGCGGTGGGCGGCGCAGCGGGCGCGCAGCAATCTCGGGCCGACGCTGATCGAATGGGTGACCTACCGCGCGGGCGCCCATTCCACCTCGGACGATCCCTCGCGCTATCGGCCGGCCGACGACTGGCAGCACTTCCCGCTGGGCGACCCGATCGCACGGCTCGCGCAGCATCTGCGCGGGATCGGCGCGTGGTCGGAGGAGGAGCACCAGCAGGCGCAGTCGGAGCTCGAAGCCCAGGTGAGCGCGGCGATGAAGGAGGCGGAGCGCTACGGCTCGCTGGCCGACGGGCATCTGTTCGGGCCGGCGGCGATGTTCGAGGACGTCTACAAGGTCATGCCGCCGCATCTTGAGGAGCAGCGGCGGCAGCTTGCGCAGTTCCAGAAAGGGTGA
- a CDS encoding Bug family tripartite tricarboxylate transporter substrate binding protein has protein sequence MPASLRGPLRRSFLAAAGLVLAAPLAIAQADWPQQPVTLIMGFPAGSGVDVVARTIQEPLAQKLGQPVVIDYKSGAAGNIASEYVARAKPDGYILAFGTAATHGSNAALYKKLPFDVEADFVPVAPVLDVSNVLTINPQVIDVKTLKEFVERVKASPGKYNYASTGNGAGTHMAFAEFNSRLGLEMTHVPYKGGPEAIASVVRGETCCIMNQVQTVLPQYKAGKVRLLGVTTAKPVAAVKEVPTIASSGLPGTQGFDSSIWFGVFAPKGTDARIVEKLNTAIRAVLEQPEIREKFEAQGNTVRIETPAQFKQTVHANRVKWAEVAKAAKISID, from the coding sequence ATGCCTGCTTCTCTTCGCGGCCCCCTGCGCCGCTCGTTCCTTGCCGCTGCCGGACTCGTGCTGGCGGCACCCCTCGCCATCGCCCAGGCCGATTGGCCGCAGCAGCCGGTCACGCTGATCATGGGCTTCCCGGCCGGCTCCGGCGTCGACGTGGTGGCCCGCACCATCCAGGAGCCGCTCGCGCAGAAGCTCGGGCAGCCGGTGGTGATCGACTACAAGTCCGGCGCCGCCGGCAACATCGCCAGCGAGTACGTCGCGCGCGCCAAGCCCGACGGCTACATCCTGGCCTTCGGCACGGCGGCCACGCATGGCAGCAACGCCGCGCTCTACAAGAAGCTGCCTTTCGACGTCGAGGCCGATTTCGTGCCGGTGGCGCCGGTGCTCGATGTCTCGAACGTGCTCACCATCAATCCCCAGGTCATCGACGTCAAGACGCTCAAGGAGTTCGTCGAGCGCGTCAAGGCCAGCCCCGGCAAGTACAACTACGCCTCCACCGGCAACGGCGCCGGCACGCACATGGCCTTTGCCGAATTCAATTCGCGCCTGGGTCTGGAGATGACCCACGTGCCCTACAAGGGGGGGCCGGAGGCCATCGCCTCGGTGGTGCGCGGCGAGACCTGCTGCATCATGAACCAGGTGCAGACCGTGCTGCCCCAGTACAAGGCGGGCAAGGTGCGGCTGTTGGGCGTGACCACCGCCAAGCCGGTGGCGGCGGTCAAGGAGGTGCCGACCATCGCGTCCAGCGGCCTTCCGGGCACGCAGGGCTTCGACAGCTCGATCTGGTTCGGCGTGTTCGCGCCCAAGGGCACCGACGCGCGCATCGTCGAGAAGCTCAACACCGCGATCCGCGCCGTGCTGGAGCAACCCGAGATCCGGGAGAAGTTCGAGGCGCAGGGCAATACCGTGCGCATCGAGACGCCGGCCCAGTTCAAGCAGACAGTCCATGCCAACCGGGTGAAGTGGGCCGAAGTGGCGAAGGCGGCGAAGATCAGCATCGATTGA